From Staphylococcus sp. IVB6214:
GAATTTACATCTTCGAGTACTTGACAAAGCTGGTCATAAAACCCGTCTAAGTTAATGTATTCACTTAATCGACCATCATTATTTTTAGCGACATTCATTTCCAAAAGGCCTAATTGAATCAACTTCTGGATAATCATTGTTATTTCAGAAGCTTGCATTGATGTTCCCTTCTGTAAAATATCTATGGAAGGAAGTTCATTACTCGTCTCATAGGCATATAATATTTTCATAAGTATGATGAGGTCTGATTCATTAAGACCAAGAGATGCATATTGTTCTAGTAATTCGTATCGACAAACGAAAGGTCGTATTTTTAATTCATGAAGTTTCATCAAATCCCCCCTTCTTTTAACGTAGCATCACTATCATACCGTATTTTGGGCATAGTTTATAGCAATTAATTCTTTTTTTACCATAAGATAAAACCCATTGAAGACCTTTGATATAAAGGTTTCAATGGGTCATTATGCGCATATATCAATTCCCTTTAATTATGGGTATAAACGGTTAAGCAAACGTGGGAATGGTGAAGTTTCACGAACATGTTCAACACCTGAAATCCATGCGACAGTACGCTCTAGGCCTAATCCAAAACCACTATGCGGAACGCTGCCATATTTGCGTAAATCTAAATAATATTGATAACTTTCTGGGTCTAAGTTATGTGCATCAATACGGGATTCTAACAATTCTATATCGTTGATACGCTCAGAACCACCAATGATTTCACCGTAACCTTCAGGTGCAATTAAGTCTGCACAAAATACTGTATCTTCATTATCAGGATTTGGTTGCATATAGAAAGGTTTAATTTTTGTTGGGTAATTCACGATAAATACTGGTAAATCATAGTGATTTGCAATGGCAGTTTCATGAGGTGCACCAAAATCATCCCCCCACTCAATATCATCAAAACCAGCTTCATGTAAGAACTTAATTGCATCATCATACGTAATACGTGGGAATGGTGCAACGACTTTTTCTAATTTTGATGTATCACGCTCTAAAACTTTTAATTCTAATTTACAGTTTTTAAGAACGGATTGAACGACAAATGCAACATATGCTTCTTGAACTTTTAAACTTTCGTCATGATTTGTAAATGCCATCTCTGGTTCAATCATCCAGAATTCAATCAAATGACGACGTGTTTTTGATTTTTCAGCACGGAAAGTTGGACCGAATGAGAATACTTTACCGTGTGCCATTGCTGCAGCTTCCATATATAATTGTCCACTTTGAGAAAGGAAAGCATCTTCATCAAAATATTTCGTATGGAACAATTCACTTGTTCCTTCCGGTGCGCTTGCAGTTAAAATTGGCGGATCAATTTTTGTAAATCCATTTTCATTAAAGAATTCATATGTCGCACGGATAATTTCGTTACGAATTTTCATCACTGCATGTTGTTTTTTTGAACGTAACCATAAGTGACGGTGATCCATTAAAAATTCGGTACCGTGACTTTTTGGTGTAATTGGATAATCATGCGCTTCATGAATCACTTCGATTGCTTTCACTTGCATTTCATATCCTAAGTCAGAACGTTGATCTTCGGTAATTTCACCTGTGATATAGATAGAAGATTCTTGTGTGAGCGATTTAGCCGTTTTGAAGAGGTCTTCACCGACTTCTGATTTGACAACAACGCCTTGCATAAAACCAGTACCATCACGCAGTTGTAAAAATGCAATTTTACCACTTGAACGCTTATTAGCAAGCCAAGCGCCAATTGTTACTTCTTGTCCGATATAATTTTTTGCTTCTTTAATTGTTGTTTTCATAATTAATCTCCTATTTTATTTTACTGTTATTATTTTAACAAAAGTTAATAATCTCATCTAGGGTTGGTATCAGTTTTTCTGTTCAACTTCCATATGTCCAAGTTGTTTTAAACGCTTTTCAAATGCATCGATATCACCAATTTGTTGATGATACGGTTGAATCGTTTTCTGGAAGAATGATTTAAAACGACTGTTGATTAAGCGGTTGTCAAAAGAGACAATGATTCCTTTATCATGCTCATTTCTTAACAATCGACCAAGACCTTGTCTGAAACGTGTAACAGCATCTGGTAAAATATAATCTTTGAAAATATTAGTGAATTCATCTTTTAACAATAAAGGTTTTGTCGCATGTTGATTCATGAACGGCAGTTTTACAATCATGACACATTTGACGCCTTGCGCTTGGTAGTCAAAGCCTTCAAAAAAGCTACTTGTTCCTAATAAGATTGCTTTATCAAAATGATTGAACTGCTGAACGATTTTTTGATTTTGACTTTGTTGCTGTGCAAGAATCACATATTCATCGAAGAGTGTGATGTCATTTAAATATTCCATGACAGTATACATCATTTGATAACTTGTAAATAATATTAAACATTTTCCCTGTGTTGTTGAGACGTAGCGTGATATATATTCTACAATCGTTTGAATATATGCATCATAATTTTGATAATGATAATCTTCAATATCATTTGGAATAAAGATATAGCCATTCGGATAGTTCACTGGTTCAGTGTGAATCTGATAACGATTAAATTCAGTATCTTCTTTAAACCAACCTTCAAATGCAGTAAATGATTGATTAAATGTCAAGGTACCGGAAATGAAGGTGAGCGATTTAAACTGTAACAGTAACTTTTCAGTCAATATCGTTTTCACATCATTTTGTTTGATATGCAGTCGAATGGTTGCTTTTTGGTCTAAATTTTTAAGAGATACATAAAATACTTTTCCTTGTTTAATCCCTTCTTCAAATGGTTTTAACTGTGCAACAATATTTAACAATTGCTTGCGTAGCGTTTTGATTGTTTTATGTTTAATTGTTTCAAAATGAAGAAGTGTGAGATGTATTTTTTTCGTCAGTTGTTGAATGTCGGTTAACAGTGACTCTGTTGATAAATCATAGATGTCATATCGTTTTGATGACTCATCATTATGTAATTGTTCTGGTCGAATCTGTGTGAACAATCGTTCAAAAAGTGCATCATTCATCTCGTGTATTTCATTGATATCTTGTTTGATTGCAAATACATTCATCGGTGCAATGTTTATTTTTTGCTGGACTCTTAATTGTTCCAATTGATCAACTTGAGATAATAACTTTTCATTTTCTGTTTTTCCAATTAATCCTAGTTGATATTTAATATCTGCATATCCGACTTCGTGAACAACACAATCTAAGGCATAGTCAGGTAAACGATGTGCTTCGTCAATGATGCAGTGATCGAATAATTGGTAAATCACATTTTCTCCAGATGCTTTTAACAAGTGTGCATGATTTGTAATACCTATCTGAATATGGGGTGCTTGCATTCTCAGTTGGTAGTAATACTCGATATCTTTTCGTACAGGAACATATGTCTCGATCTTTTGGTCCATATACATTTTTACGCCACCACGTAAATTCAACTCATGAATGTCTCCAGTATGCGTTTCAATTAACCAAACGAGCAATTGCATTTTAAGTAAATTAACTTCATAGTTATTCGTTTGATCTTTAATGATTTGTTGTACGAGTCCTAATGAAATATAGTCCTTTTTACTTTTGATCATACAGGCATTCAACTGTGTATTTAATGCTTGATTGATTAATGGAATGTCCTGTTGGATTAATTGATATTGTAATAGCTTTGTATTTGTTGAAATCATCACATGCTCGCCAGTTTCGATATAATACATCACGGCTGCAATAAGATATGCGAGAGACTTGCCACTTCCTGTCTCAGCTTCAATCAATGCATTTTCATTATGCATGAGTTGATGATAAATCACTTCTGTCAAATAACGTTGATCTTCACGATATTGATAACCAGCTTGTGTAATCACTTTTTGATAGAGTGCATTCAAATCACCATCAAATTCAATATGTGATTTCTCAAAAAGAGATACAGGCTTATAGTGTATGTGTTCAAATTGTTCCAATAACGGTGACAACACTTGAGTGTTATGATGTTGTCTTACAAGCTCAAAGAAATAATCTTGTAAGTTGAATTTTAGGTCTTTACTCAGGTGAAACAATTGCTTTTTTGTTTCGATTGGTAAGCTTTCAAAGTGATGAAAGGCACGTATCATGATTTTCGCTGTCGTTTCTGCATCTTCATCTGCTCGATGTGCTTGCGTCAACGGAATGTTTAAAGATTGTGCTAGTTCACTTAACTGGTAACTTTTCGCTGTTGGAAATGCAATTTTGAATAGTTCTAAAGTGTCAATCACACGTCTCGGGTTGTATGAGATATGACATTGTTCAAATGCATTTTTTAAGAAATTCAAATCAAAATTCACATTGTGTGCAACGAAAATACACCCTTGCAATTTTTCGAATAATTCTTCTGCTATTTCATGAAAATAAGGTGCTTGTGTAAGCATATTATTTTCAATAGATGTCAGTGCTTGGATAAATATTGGGATTTCTTTGTCTGTTTTAATCATTGTATGGTAAGTATCCACAATCGAATGGTGTTCAATAAATACGATACCGATCTGAATAATATCATCTATATGTGGTTGATTACCTGTCGTTTCTAGATCAATGACCGCATATCTTGGTGATTTCATTCCAATGACGCCCTCCTTTCACGACAACACTATGGTAGTTCGATATCCGCACTCATAAGACGGTGGACATCGCCTTGCTCATCTAATACATATAAAAAGCCGTCGTCATCTATACGAATAACCTCTCCGTAAAATTGTTTCTCACCTTCTGTAAAACGCAATCGTCGGTTCCATATATTAGATACAGCAATATATTCATCTTTAATTGTGTTAAACGGTTCTGTCAAAAACTGTTGGTATCGACGTTCGATTTGCATGATTAAATCCCGCATAAATGTATAACGTTCTACATCTGTTTCTCGGTGTTGACGAATACTTGTTGCTTGAAGTGGCACAGATGTATCAAAGTCGTCGGATTGTTGATTGACATTAATGCCAATGCCACAGATGACAGCTTCAATCCCATCTGCGTTCGCAACCATTTCAGTTAAAAACCCACACACTTTTCGATTGCCGATATAGATGTCATTCGGCCATTTAATCGAAACCGTCTCATCTGTATATTGTTGGATCGTATGGCAAATTGCGAGTGAAATAAACAAATTAAATGTTGTTAACATAGAAAAAGGAATGTTTGGACGTAACACAAGTGTCATCCAAACGCCTTTTCCTTTTGCTGATTGCCATGGGCGTTTGAATCGCCCTTTTCCAGCAGTTTGCTCATTGCTTAATATCAGCATACTTTCAGAATGATCAATGAGCAAATGTTTCGCAATATCTTGTGTTGATGTGACTGACTCGTATGTTTCAATCGTTTCAATGAGTGACTGATTTTTCAATAAACCTTGGAGAATCCCTTTATGCCAGACAGTTGGATAATCATTTAACCGATGACCTTTATTATGAACGGAGTCTATCGAGACATGTTCTGACTTTAGTTGATCAATGACTTTCTTCACTGTCATACGTGAAATATTTAATTGATTGGCTATTGTTTGTCCTGATACATATTGTGGTTGTGCTTCAGTTAACAATTTTAAAATTTGATCACGATATTTCGACATGTACTTTCACCCATTCAATAATTTCTTGTTCATGATTAAGAACCTTTTGTTGTACGACGGCACATTCAGCACAACGCAAAGCTTCTTTTAGCCATGGACCTGATTTTCGATTAAATGCAGTCATAAGGACTTTACCATTGACTGCTAATTGTTGTCGCTCCTGAATTGCAAGCGACTGCCAAGTGTCTGAGATTGTCTGTGTATTGAAAATCAATGGTGACACTTGTGGGATACCATTCATTTTCAGTAGAGATTGCATTGTGAACAATTCAATACATAGTGTTTGTCCAAAATCATAGACAAATTGACGCAATGCTGCTTTTGTATTTAATGATGGTGCGAGCTTCATCGCACGACATAATTGTTCAGCATGTTTGACTTCATCATTGCTTCGCTTTAATTGTTTTAAACTACCGGTTTGCCCATTTGTTTGATACATAACAATTGCTAAAAACTGGGCTAATGTTACAGGGTTTGTAACGTGAATATGGTTCATATCTATCTCTTTGAAGAAAGGCATATATTTCCATATGTTCAAATCTTGTAACATCTCAAACGTATGTGAGACATATTGACCACTCAATAGTTTCTCTAACTCTACCATGATACGTTCAATTGCAAGATGTGTAATATCAGGTGTGCGTTTTAACATTGCATCGTATGTTTCAGATGCAATTGTAAAGCCGAGTTGTGATTTGAAACGGATGCCTCTCAAGATACGCAGAGCATCTTCTTCAAAACGTGCGTGCGGATCACCTACTGTACGAATGATTTTTGCTTCAATATCCTTATATCCGTCAAAGTGATCAATTATATGAAAGTGTTGATCCATCGCAATAGCGTTAATCGTAAAGTCACGTCGTTCAACATCTTGGTATAAATCACGTACAAAGTATACTTCGCTTGGACGACGGTGATCGGTGTAATCTCCTTCAGTACGAAAAGTGGTGATTTCATAGTTGCTACCTTGCCAAACGACATTAATCGTGCCATGTGCTTTTCCAATCGGAATTGTATGGTCGAAAAGGGCTTCTACTTCATCCGGTGTCGCATTCGTCGTTATATCGATATCATTGATTGGACGTTTCATTAAATAATCTCGCACAGAACCACCGACAAAATATGCTTCATAACCATGATTGACGAGTTGTTGCATGACGGGAAAAGCTGTCACAAAAATTTCTTTATCTTGCATCGTTGGACTCTCCAATCATTTGACGGTACTGCGCTTCATATTGATCAGCAATAATAGTCGAGTGAAAACGTTCTCGAACATCTTTTAACATACGATGCTGCATTTGAGTGTATAGCTGTGAGTCTGACAATAACTTTAGTGCATATTCTGCAGCGTGTCGGCTATCCCCTATATCGACTAAATAACCAGTGTCACCATGCTTGATGACTTCTTTTATACCACCTGCGTATGTACCAATTGGAACGACTCCTGTTGTCATCGCTTCAAGTAACGTGAGTCCAAAACTTTCTTTTTCACTCATTAACAAGACTAAGTCTGAGATTTGATAAAAATTGCTGACACAATCTTGCTTACCTAAAAACAATACATCATCTTGTAATTTTAGTTCACGGACTTTTTCACGCATATCGAGAAGTTCTGGTCCATCGCCGATCAGTAATAGTTTTGATTTTATGTTTTGGCGAATCAGTTTGAATGTGTCAATAATTGTATCTATTCGCTTGACTTTGCGGAAGTTTGACACATGAATGATGACTTTTTCATCTTCTGCAATTCCATAGCTTGCCTTAAGTTCAGGTTGATAACCTGTTGGAAATTCAGTTTCACGGACGAAATTATATATTGGCACAATATCCTTGTTTGGTTTAATGATGTCATAAGTTTCTTCTTTCAGTGATTGACTTACACTTGTCACAACATCACTTTGTTCAATACCAAACTTTATTGCGTTACGCAAAGCATGGTCGTAACCAAGGACAGTGATATCTGTACCGTGAAGTGTTGTCATAATTTTAATATCTTTACCAGACATTTGACGTGCGAGAATGCCACATATTGCATGTGGGATTGCATAATGCATATGTAACACATCCAAATCATATTCGTTAATCACATTCGCAATTTTTGTACTCAAAGAAATGTCATAGGGTGGATATTGAAAGACGGCATATTGATTCACATCGACTTGGTGAAACGTAATATTAGGAATCGGTTTATTTAGTCTGAAAGGCATATTAGATGTGATAAAGTGTACTTCATGACCACGTTCTGCCATCAATATTCCGAGTTCGGTCGCTATCACACCAGACCCACCGATAGAAGGATAACACGTTATTCCTATTTTCATGTAAAGACCTCCTTTATTTTCTCTCAAAACGATCTTTATCACGTGTATTAAACTTGTGCATCGTCTGATTAAAACTTTCTGTCATATCAATATTGAGTGAGTTCGCAATACAAAGTAATACGAATAAATTGTCACCCAGTTCTGCTTCGATTGTATTTGTTTCTTCACTCTCTTTTTTACGTTTTTCTCCGTAATAATGATTGATTTCACGCGCAAGTTCACCTACTTCTTCCGTCATGCGTGCTAGATTAGCGAGTGGTGAGAAATACCCTGCTTTAAATTGTGAAATATAAGCATCTACTTCTTGTTGCATCTCGTGCATAGATTTTGTCATGATATGACCTCTTTCTTAATAAGCATTCCCTTTCATGATACATGTATCTGCCTTCTTGAGCAATTCTTGATGCTTATATGGTGAATATTATATGTCTCTCATCTGTTTCATAGAGACATGTTTACAGGATAGCGTGTATAAAAACACAAAAAAGCTGAAACATATTTTGTTTCAGCTTTTAAGACTATTCTTGAGAACGTGCAATTAAGATAAAGCGTAATAACTCTGCCACTGCAACAGCGGTTGCTGCCACATATGTCATTGCTGCCGCTCTTAAAACACGGCCTGCATGTTTGTATTCATTTTCATTAACGATTTGCATCTTCTTAATTTGGGTCATGGCGCGTTTACTTGCATCAAACTCAACTGGTAATGTCACAATTGAGAACAGCACGGCGAACGCCATTAAGAAAATACCGATCCATAATGCGGATGTTCCAAAAGCACTATTCATTGTAGTTAAAACAATTCCCATCATAATAAAGATATATGATAATGAACTACCTAAGTTAGCCACAGGAACCAGTGCTGTGCGGAAGCGTAAGAAGAAATATCCTTCATAATGTTGAATTGCATGTCCTACTTCGTGCGCTGCAATCGCAGTTCCGGCTACACTTGGGCGGTCATAGTTTGCTGGTGATAAAACGACAACCTTCTTTCTTGGATCATAATGATCTGTCAAAAAGCCATTGCCTCGTTGGACATCAACGTCATTTATCCCATTGGCATGTAATATTTCTAATGCCACTTCTCTCCCTGTTTTGCCACTTGTTGATCTTACTTTTGAATATTTTTCATAATTGGATTTTACACTGTGTTGTGCGTACATTGGAAGTACCATCAAGATGGCAAAATATACAATCATTGATACTAAAGACATGTATTTCACTCCTTTTGTTATATTTTACGTGGTTCATGTTATAGGGTCAAACTATTTACTTGTGCGGCGCTTAATTTTTGAAATAACGTAAAGGAGCGGTATCATCGATAGCCAAAATGCGATATAACCAATGAGACTCTCGTATCGATCTAAGGATCCATATACAGGGTATTGGTGAAATACATAGTCGATGACATCGTTATGAATAACCCATATGAGTGCAACTGAGAGACTCACAAGTGTAAAACGAAATCTTGGTATGAATATGAGTGCTTGAATCGCCATGATGCCATGTGACATGATAAGCATGACCCCTACGATATAGATGGTGTTGTCTTCATAAAAAAGCATGAGATTCATGATGACAGCCCAAACGCCATATTTGAATAGTGTTACAAAGGCGAGTGTATCAACAATAGCTGATTGTTTATTCAACAGAAACAACAAGATACTGATTGATAAGAAAAGGGTTGCTGTTGGACTGTCAGGTACGAACGGCCAAAAATACCACGATGTTTGTGATAGTTGACCTTCATACCATATATAACCATATATCGTCCCTAATACGTTGCAGAAAAGTAAAAAGTAAAGAAATGGCCTATCATACAAAAAAGCGTGCATGAGTTCTTTATGAGACATGATATTTACCTCGTGACAATTTATTGAGAAAGTCGACGCAATTTTATCGTATTACGCAAACGTGTGAAATGATAGAATGCTTCTGCATCTTGCATTGTGAGACTCATATCAATTTGTGATGAAAGCATTGTTAATAAACCCTGCTCGGTCGCTTGCGAAAGTTCAATATGATATAAATCACGCATGTAGTCTGCATGATTAGATTGTTGTAGTAACTGATGTAACAAGATGTGATCAAGGTGTGCATCTCTTGTCATTTGGTGATCGAAATGAAGTTTGATGTCGATTGTTTTGTTTGACGCAAGGACGACATGAAAAATTTGATTCGTATTAATGAGATGAAATGTGTCATCATCATAACGAATGGCATGCGCTTCAGATTCTGATGTGCTGAGTGTTAAAGTCGGATGATTTTCAATGACTTGATCGACAAAGCGAATATGATCGAGAAGTTGTCTATTTGCCCTGATATAATTAAGCAACCAAACACTAATGCGTGATTTGAATGTATAGTGTGATAGTAAATATGCGATAAACTGTTGCTTTGCTACATATAAAGGTGTATCAGATAAGGCATTATAATTATAAATAGCGCTCACGTTCTTCATGCCACTGCGTATTGTTTGGTTCTAATTCGATAAGTCGATCTAAAAGTTTCTCTCGTGTTGTTGTATCACCAATCTCAACGACATAGTGATAATAGTCGCCGAGAAAATCAATGTTGCTGTGCAGCGTTTCATGTGCAAGTGCATAGAAATGTTGTGCCTCTTTATCGCGTTCTTCTTCTCCAAGTGCATAGGCGATTTGCCACATGAATTGTGGATCCATATCATCTTCTTCAGTATATTGAATCAATGAGATAAGTCCTTCATTATCTTCTTCGTTGCGATAATAGTCTGCCAGTAACATCAATGGTTCTTGATAAGCAGGGTCCACTTCTAGTGCTTGCTTTAATAATGACACCCCAACTTCTGCGTCACCATGTTCGACTTGTAATGCACCTGTCGTATACATCAACTCTTTATAAAATTGGTTAAGGCGTAATCCTTTTGTCCCGATTTCAATTGCATCTTCATATGCTTTTTCATTTTCGTACAGTTGTTGTAAGTAAAAATACGCTTGCATATAATCAGGATCTTTTTGTAATAATGTACGTATGATTTTAATAGCTTCTTGTGTTAAATCATTTTTATCAAATGCAATTGCTTTTTTGAAATAATCTTCCGAAGTCATTTCTTGTTCATGAATTTCTTCAAACCATTGTAAGGCATCTGAATAGTTCCCACTTTGTAAACTGCTGTCAGCAAGGCGTGAGAAAAGATTCACACCATTAACCATGTGTTCCCCTGCTTCAAGAACTGTATCATATTCACGTGATGCACGAAGATATTGACCGTCATAATAAAATAATTCTGCAATTGCAAAGTGCAATATCGGATCTGAAGGTTGCATATCAATCGCTTGTTGTACTTTATCAATCGCAACATCTGTCATATTGATTTGTTGATATAAGTCTGCTTCTAACATTAAACGTTCAGGAGTTAATTCCACATCATTTAAATATTCTAAAGCTTCATCGGTATGATTTTCAGAAATCAAACCTTCAATAAAATAAATGAGTACGTCTGCTTCATCTGGATATTTCATATAGAGTGCTCTAAAAACATCCAGTCCCTGCGGCATAAGTCCGAAACGGTATAATGTTTCACCGAGAAGGAATAAAGCTTCATCATGGTCTGATTGAATCGCTTGTTCTACACGACTATTAATATCTTCTAATTTCTGACTATTGATGTCGTCGATTAACTTATAGATGTCTTGCATGTTATCCCTCATTTTCTAATTGTTTTAAGACATTTAAGAAGCCAGGAAATGACACATTGACACTGTCAAATCGCTCAATATGATACTTTTCTTGTGACAAGATTGAAGCAATTGCCAACATCATACCGATACGATGGTCTGTATGACTATCGAGTTTAGCCACTTTTGTGATTGAGGATGGATGAATAATAAGACCATCTTCCGTAGGTTCGAGTGCTAAACCGAGCTTGTTTAATTCATTTGCCGTTGTGTCAATGCGATTGGTTTCTTTTACCTTTAATTCTTCAGCATTTTTTATAATACTTGAACCTTGGGCTTGTGTACAGAGTAATGCAATGATAGGTAGTTCATCAATACATCTAGGAATCAAGTTTCCACTGATTTCAGTACTTTTCAAAGTAGGTGTATATTGTACACGGATAGATGCGGTCGGTTCAGGCCCTTCAGTAACATTGAAAATAGTAAGGTTCCCACCCATCTTTTTGACAACTTCTAGAATACCATCTCGTGTTGGATTAATGCCAACATGATGTATTGTAATATCACTGCCAGGAATCATTAAACCAGCAACAATAAAGAAAGCAGCTGATGAGATATCTCCCGGCACATAAAAATCAGCTTGTTCAATGTGATCGATACCACGTGAAGGGAGGGACACTTGTAAAGAGTCAGTTTCAATCGGAATACCGTAGTGCGCAAACATTGTTTCTGTATGATTACGTGAGAGATCGATTTCATCTATGACAGTTTCTTCATCAGCAAACAATCCAGCGAATAAGATTGCACTTTTGACTTGTGCACTTGCGACAGGCATTTGATAGTGAATGCCTTTAACAGAACTTGGTTGAATAATTAATGGTGTATAGTCTCCATCAACACCTGAAATATCAATATTCATTTGTTGCAACGGTGTCAAAATACGCCCCATTGGTCGTTTGCCAATTGAAAAATCGCCTGATAACACGCTTTGTATGCCAACACCACCTAACAATCCAGCGAGCAAACGTGTTGTCGTTCCCGAGTTGCCCGTGTAAAGCACTTGGTGTGGTGTTTTAAAGTGCTTATAGCCAGGCGAATCAATGACAATGCGATCATCTTGAATAGCGATAGACACACCAAGTAATCGAAAAATTTCTGCTGTGCGCAAACAATCTTCCCCAAGCAGCGGTTGATAAATGGTAGATTGCCCTTTCGCTAACGAAGATAGGATGATGGCACGGTGCGTCATCGATTTATCGCCTGGAACGATGACTTCCCCTTTCAACGGACCTTGTATGTCAATCAATGTTGTCATTTTCGGATGACTCCTTTCTTAGCAACTTCAAGCGATTAAAAGCTTGCTGCAGTATCTCTATTTCAACGGTTTCAACAGTCGGTTCGCCAATATTTTTGAGCAATACCATACGTATACCCGATTGATTGTTTTTCTTATCTTGTTTCATCAGTTGTAATAATGGTTCAAAAGTAAGTGTATCAATCAAATGAAGCGGATAACCAAGTGCTTGAAAATAATCATAATAGTGTTGAACTTGATGCGACGACCCAAGCATTTGATTTGAAACGATCATTTGATAGAGAATCCCGATCATCACTGCAT
This genomic window contains:
- a CDS encoding CCA tRNA nucleotidyltransferase, whose translation is MQDKEIFVTAFPVMQQLVNHGYEAYFVGGSVRDYLMKRPINDIDITTNATPDEVEALFDHTIPIGKAHGTINVVWQGSNYEITTFRTEGDYTDHRRPSEVYFVRDLYQDVERRDFTINAIAMDQHFHIIDHFDGYKDIEAKIIRTVGDPHARFEEDALRILRGIRFKSQLGFTIASETYDAMLKRTPDITHLAIERIMVELEKLLSGQYVSHTFEMLQDLNIWKYMPFFKEIDMNHIHVTNPVTLAQFLAIVMYQTNGQTGSLKQLKRSNDEVKHAEQLCRAMKLAPSLNTKAALRQFVYDFGQTLCIELFTMQSLLKMNGIPQVSPLIFNTQTISDTWQSLAIQERQQLAVNGKVLMTAFNRKSGPWLKEALRCAECAVVQQKVLNHEQEIIEWVKVHVEIS
- a CDS encoding nucleotide pyrophosphohydrolase, giving the protein MTKSMHEMQQEVDAYISQFKAGYFSPLANLARMTEEVGELAREINHYYGEKRKKESEETNTIEAELGDNLFVLLCIANSLNIDMTESFNQTMHKFNTRDKDRFERK
- the asnS gene encoding asparagine--tRNA ligase, yielding MKTTIKEAKNYIGQEVTIGAWLANKRSSGKIAFLQLRDGTGFMQGVVVKSEVGEDLFKTAKSLTQESSIYITGEITEDQRSDLGYEMQVKAIEVIHEAHDYPITPKSHGTEFLMDHRHLWLRSKKQHAVMKIRNEIIRATYEFFNENGFTKIDPPILTASAPEGTSELFHTKYFDEDAFLSQSGQLYMEAAAMAHGKVFSFGPTFRAEKSKTRRHLIEFWMIEPEMAFTNHDESLKVQEAYVAFVVQSVLKNCKLELKVLERDTSKLEKVVAPFPRITYDDAIKFLHEAGFDDIEWGDDFGAPHETAIANHYDLPVFIVNYPTKIKPFYMQPNPDNEDTVFCADLIAPEGYGEIIGGSERINDIELLESRIDAHNLDPESYQYYLDLRKYGSVPHSGFGLGLERTVAWISGVEHVRETSPFPRLLNRLYP
- the bshA gene encoding N-acetyl-alpha-D-glucosaminyl L-malate synthase BshA — protein: MKIGITCYPSIGGSGVIATELGILMAERGHEVHFITSNMPFRLNKPIPNITFHQVDVNQYAVFQYPPYDISLSTKIANVINEYDLDVLHMHYAIPHAICGILARQMSGKDIKIMTTLHGTDITVLGYDHALRNAIKFGIEQSDVVTSVSQSLKEETYDIIKPNKDIVPIYNFVRETEFPTGYQPELKASYGIAEDEKVIIHVSNFRKVKRIDTIIDTFKLIRQNIKSKLLLIGDGPELLDMREKVRELKLQDDVLFLGKQDCVSNFYQISDLVLLMSEKESFGLTLLEAMTTGVVPIGTYAGGIKEVIKHGDTGYLVDIGDSRHAAEYALKLLSDSQLYTQMQHRMLKDVRERFHSTIIADQYEAQYRQMIGESNDAR
- a CDS encoding helicase C-terminal domain-containing protein produces the protein MKSPRYAVIDLETTGNQPHIDDIIQIGIVFIEHHSIVDTYHTMIKTDKEIPIFIQALTSIENNMLTQAPYFHEIAEELFEKLQGCIFVAHNVNFDLNFLKNAFEQCHISYNPRRVIDTLELFKIAFPTAKSYQLSELAQSLNIPLTQAHRADEDAETTAKIMIRAFHHFESLPIETKKQLFHLSKDLKFNLQDYFFELVRQHHNTQVLSPLLEQFEHIHYKPVSLFEKSHIEFDGDLNALYQKVITQAGYQYREDQRYLTEVIYHQLMHNENALIEAETGSGKSLAYLIAAVMYYIETGEHVMISTNTKLLQYQLIQQDIPLINQALNTQLNACMIKSKKDYISLGLVQQIIKDQTNNYEVNLLKMQLLVWLIETHTGDIHELNLRGGVKMYMDQKIETYVPVRKDIEYYYQLRMQAPHIQIGITNHAHLLKASGENVIYQLFDHCIIDEAHRLPDYALDCVVHEVGYADIKYQLGLIGKTENEKLLSQVDQLEQLRVQQKINIAPMNVFAIKQDINEIHEMNDALFERLFTQIRPEQLHNDESSKRYDIYDLSTESLLTDIQQLTKKIHLTLLHFETIKHKTIKTLRKQLLNIVAQLKPFEEGIKQGKVFYVSLKNLDQKATIRLHIKQNDVKTILTEKLLLQFKSLTFISGTLTFNQSFTAFEGWFKEDTEFNRYQIHTEPVNYPNGYIFIPNDIEDYHYQNYDAYIQTIVEYISRYVSTTQGKCLILFTSYQMMYTVMEYLNDITLFDEYVILAQQQSQNQKIVQQFNHFDKAILLGTSSFFEGFDYQAQGVKCVMIVKLPFMNQHATKPLLLKDEFTNIFKDYILPDAVTRFRQGLGRLLRNEHDKGIIVSFDNRLINSRFKSFFQKTIQPYHQQIGDIDAFEKRLKQLGHMEVEQKN
- a CDS encoding biotin--[acetyl-CoA-carboxylase] ligase, whose product is MSKYRDQILKLLTEAQPQYVSGQTIANQLNISRMTVKKVIDQLKSEHVSIDSVHNKGHRLNDYPTVWHKGILQGLLKNQSLIETIETYESVTSTQDIAKHLLIDHSESMLILSNEQTAGKGRFKRPWQSAKGKGVWMTLVLRPNIPFSMLTTFNLFISLAICHTIQQYTDETVSIKWPNDIYIGNRKVCGFLTEMVANADGIEAVICGIGINVNQQSDDFDTSVPLQATSIRQHRETDVERYTFMRDLIMQIERRYQQFLTEPFNTIKDEYIAVSNIWNRRLRFTEGEKQFYGEVIRIDDDGFLYVLDEQGDVHRLMSADIELP